The Triticum aestivum cultivar Chinese Spring chromosome 7B, IWGSC CS RefSeq v2.1, whole genome shotgun sequence genome window below encodes:
- the LOC123157039 gene encoding fructose-bisphosphate aldolase 5, cytosolic translates to MSAFVGKYADELIKTAKYIATPGKGILAADESTGTIGKRLASINVENVESNRQALREMLFTAPGALEYLSGVILFEETLYQTAADGTPFVDILKAGNVIPGIKVDKGTVDIAGTNGETTTQGLDSLGARCAKYYEAGARFAKWRAVLKIGPGAEPSELAVKQNAEGLARYALICQENGLVPIVEPEILTDGPHDIKACAAATERVLAAVYKSLNDHKVLLEGTLLKPNMVTPGSDSPKVGAEVIAEYTVAALRRTVPPAVPGVVFLSGGQSEEQATQNLDAMNKLAVLKPWTLTFSFGRALQQSTIKKWAGKKENVADAQATFLARCKGNSEATLGKYGGAAAGGDAAASESLHVAGYKY, encoded by the exons ATGTCTGCCTTCGTCGGGAAATACGCAG ATGAGCTGATCAAGACGGCCAAGTACATCGCGACGCCGGGGAAGGGCATCCTGGCGGCGGACGAGTCGACGGGCACCATCGGGAAGCGGCTGGCCAGCATCAACGTGGAGAACGTGGAGTCCAACCGCCAGGCGCTGCGGGAGATGCTCTTCACGGCCCCCGGCGCGCTCGAGTACCTCTCCGGCGTCATCCTCTTCGAGGAGACGCTCTACCAGACGGCCGCCGACGGCACCCCGTTCGTGGACATCCTCAAGGCCGGCAACGTCATCCCGGGCATCAAGGTCGACAAGGGCACCGTGGACATCGCGGGGACCAACGGCGAGACCACCACCCAGGGCCTCGACTCCCTGGGCGCGCGCTGCGCCAAGTACTACGAGGCCGGCGCGCGCTTCGCCAAGTGGCGCGCCGTGCTCAAGATCGGGCCCGGCGCCGAGCCGTCGGAGCTCGCCGTGAAGCAGAACGCCGAGGGGCTGGCGCGGTACGCGCTCATCTGCCAGGAGAACGGGCTGGTCCCCATCGTGGAGCCCGAGATCCTCACCGACGGCCCCCACGACATCAAGGcctgcgccgccgccaccgagcGCGTCCTCGCCGCGGTCTACAAGTCGCTCAACGACCACAAGGTGCTCCtcgagggcaccctcctcaagcccAACATGGTCACCCCCGGCTCCGACAGCCCCAAG GTTGGCGCGGAGGTGATAGCGGAGTACACGGTGGCGGCGCTGCGGCGCACTGTGCCGCCGGCGGTGCCCGGGGTGGTGTTCCTGTCCGGCGGGCAGAGCGAGGAGCAGGCGACGCAGAACCTGGACGCCATGAACAAGCTGGCAGTGCTCAAGCCGTGGACGCTCACCTTCTCCTTCGGCCGGGCGCTGCAGCAGAGTACCATCAAGAAgtgggccggcaagaaggagaacGTCGCCGACGCGCAGGCCACCTTCCTCGCCCGGTGCAAGGGCAACTCCGAGGCCACGCTCGGCAAGTACGGCGGCGCAGCCGCCGGCGGGGACGCCGCCGCGTCCGAGAGCTTGCACGTCGCGGGTTACAAGTACTAA
- the LOC123157038 gene encoding E3 ubiquitin-protein ligase RGLG5: MGQKDSKPSYNSADYGNSSNGYNSRYANMPSSYSPRYASSAGNNVQQPEAQARLQRKYSRIGDDYRSVSQVTEALAQAGLESSNLIVGIDFTKSNEWTGKISYNRRCLHDIGNTPNPYEQAISIIGRTLSAFDEDNLIPCFGFGDASTHDQEVFSFYPENQPCNGFEEALERYREIVPTLRLAGPTSFAPIIETAIGIADSTGGQYHVLLIIADGQVTRSVDTQSGQLSPQERDTIDAIVKASHFPLSIVLVGVGDGPWDMMHKFDDNIPARSFDNFQFVNFTEIMSKSIAADRKEAEFALSALMEIPTQYKATLDLQLLGRRQGIPPRVPLPPPTRTHYSRSTSFDQQSGVYSRSSSFGQQTSGFQQSDSFKQRQHGATRRPDSYSSESSQPAASRIPDTYASESSESTLSCAICMDKSKDLAFGCGHQTCYDCGKNLVRCPMCQQHITTRIRLY; the protein is encoded by the exons ATGGGGCAAAAGGACTCCAAGCCGTCGTATAACTCTGCTGACTATGGGAATTCATCCAACGGGTATAACTCGAGGTATGCAAACATGCCCTCCAGTTACAGCCCAAGGTATGCCTCTTCGGCGGGTAACAACGTGCAGCAGCCAGAAGCACAAGCCAGGCTGCAGAGGAAGTATTCCAGGATCGGTGATGACTACCGTTCCGTCAGTCAA GTGACTGAAGCTTTGGCTCAGGCAGGCCTTGAATCTTCAAATCTTATTGTAGGCATTGATTTTACAAAAAGTAATGAATGGACAG GTAAAATTTCCTATAACCGCCGCTGTCTACATGATATTGGAAACACTCCAAACCCATATGAGCAAGCCATATCTATTATTGGAAGGACACTTTCAGCTTTTGATGAAGACAATTTGATTCCCTGCTTTGGATTTGGTGATG CATCAACTCATGACCAGGAGGTATTCAGCTTTTATCCAGAGAACCAACCATGCAATGGATTTGAAGAGGCATTGGAAAGATACAGAGAAATTGTTCCAACTCTTCGATTAGCTG GACCAACATCTTTCGCTCCAATAATTGAGACAGCAATTGGGATTGCAGACAGCACCGGCGGTCAATATCATGTTCTTCTGATAATTGCTGATGGACAG GTTACTCGAAGTGTGGATACACAGTCTGGGCAGTTAAGTCCGCAGGAGCGGGATACCATTGATGCTATAGTGAAAGCTAG CCACTTTCCCTTGTCTATTGTTCTTGTTGGGGTCGGTGATGGACCATGGGATATGATGCATAAGTTTGACGACAACATACCGGCTCGGTCATTCGACAATTTCCAG TTTGTGAATTTCACGGAAATTATGTCAAAGAGCATAGCAGCTGATAGAAAAGAGGCTGAATTTGCATTGTCAGCATTGATGGAAATCCCTACGCAGTACAAAGCAACACTTGATCTCCAACTCCTTGG TCGTCGCCAAGGAATACCTCCAAGAGTTCCTCTGCCTCCACCAACAAGGACTCATTATTCACGGTCTACTAGCTTTGACCAACAGTCTGGTGTTTATTCACGGTCTAGTAGCTTTGGTCAACAAACAAGTGGGTTTCAGCAATCAGATAGTTTCAAACAGCGACAGCATGGAGCTACAAGGAGGCCTGACAGTTATTCATCTGAAAGTTCACAGCCTGCGGCTTCAAGGATACCCGACACTTATGCATCAGAAAGTTCAGAAAGCACACTT TCATGCGCCATATGTATGGATAAATCAAAGGATCTTGCATTTGGATGTGGGCATCAG ACTTGCTATGACTGCGGGAAAAATTTGGTGCGCTGCCCTATGTGCCAGCAGCACATAACCACCAGGATCAGGCTGTATTGA